In Lactococcus garvieae subsp. garvieae, the following proteins share a genomic window:
- the cls gene encoding cardiolipin synthase, which yields MGILAIVELSIFVLNFFLSLTIIFRERKSTSTTWAWLFVVNLLPVFGFILYILVGRGIAHYRIFKVQRAFRVGFEEQLKRTWRVYNEEGFIKRITKNHGITQLIHMLFVEEKAVISANTGVKIFTDGRAKFDALLDDIHNAQHHIHLEYYIFRMDHLGKELTNALTAAVKRGVEVKVLIDAWGSNKTKMHEFDELTKAGGEVSYFFPLILSLINPRTNYRLHRKIVVIDGQIGYTGGFNVGDEYATETAKFGYWRDTHLRLTGDVVYSLQNRFIMDWNSQHKFEISEAEEYFPAALEEGRIITQFVTSGPDEVKAQIKMTYMKMINSAEREIIIQTPYYVPDDALHESLKLALLSGVEVRLMIPNKPDHPLVYWATYYYAADLLKMGAKVYTYEKGFVHSKTLIIDGEYASVGSANFDNRSLQLCFEGNMVLYDYDISQKLREDFKKDLEVSKRLTMEIYEERSTSIRFKEGLARLISPML from the coding sequence TTGGGGATTCTTGCCATTGTTGAACTATCTATTTTTGTCCTAAACTTCTTTTTATCATTGACCATCATTTTTCGGGAGCGAAAAAGTACCTCAACAACATGGGCTTGGCTCTTTGTGGTCAATCTTTTACCTGTCTTTGGCTTTATTTTATATATCTTGGTTGGTAGGGGCATTGCACACTATCGGATTTTTAAAGTGCAGCGTGCCTTTCGTGTGGGATTTGAAGAGCAATTGAAACGTACTTGGAGAGTGTATAACGAAGAGGGATTTATTAAAAGAATAACGAAAAACCATGGTATCACACAGTTGATTCATATGCTTTTCGTCGAAGAAAAAGCCGTTATTTCAGCTAATACAGGGGTGAAAATTTTTACAGATGGTCGCGCAAAGTTTGATGCGCTGCTTGACGACATTCACAATGCTCAACATCACATCCATTTAGAATATTACATCTTTCGGATGGATCATCTGGGAAAGGAGCTTACGAATGCTCTTACTGCAGCGGTAAAACGTGGTGTTGAAGTGAAAGTGCTTATTGATGCTTGGGGAAGCAATAAAACAAAAATGCATGAGTTTGATGAATTGACGAAAGCTGGTGGAGAAGTATCTTATTTCTTTCCGTTGATTTTATCCCTTATCAATCCCCGAACAAATTATCGCCTACACCGGAAGATTGTCGTTATTGATGGTCAAATCGGTTATACAGGTGGTTTCAATGTGGGTGATGAATACGCAACAGAAACGGCAAAATTTGGCTACTGGCGAGATACCCATCTCCGTTTAACAGGTGATGTTGTGTACTCGTTGCAGAACCGCTTTATTATGGATTGGAACAGTCAGCACAAGTTTGAAATATCAGAAGCAGAAGAGTACTTCCCAGCAGCTTTAGAAGAAGGTCGTATCATCACGCAGTTTGTGACCTCTGGCCCAGACGAAGTCAAAGCACAAATCAAAATGACCTATATGAAGATGATCAACAGTGCAGAACGTGAAATCATTATTCAAACACCCTATTACGTGCCCGATGATGCCTTGCACGAATCTTTAAAACTAGCCCTTTTATCTGGGGTGGAAGTCCGTCTCATGATTCCTAACAAACCGGATCATCCACTGGTTTATTGGGCCACCTATTATTATGCAGCTGACTTGCTTAAGATGGGCGCAAAGGTTTATACTTATGAGAAGGGCTTTGTACATTCTAAAACGCTCATTATCGATGGGGAGTATGCATCTGTAGGGTCAGCAAACTTCGACAATCGAAGTCTCCAACTTTGCTTTGAGGGAAACATGGTCCTTTACGATTATGATATTTCGCAAAAATTACGGGAAGACTTTAAGAAAGATCTTGAAGTCAGCAAACGATTGACCATGGAGATATATGAAGAACGAAGCACAAGCATTCGTTTCAAAGAGGGGCTTGCAAGACTCATTAGTCCAATGCTTTAA
- the whiA gene encoding DNA-binding protein WhiA: MSFTSEIKKELTSQKASRGTLLALIRMNGALGISGGLTLSLSTENAATAKYIYQMLLEIYQIRAEIRVHQKTTLSKNRVYTVFIEDKVNELLNELQLSDSLMFLDSGIPESVKYDQQAQEDYMRGAFLSSGSMHNPEKGDYQLSISSVYQEHAEDLKDIFNNFGFDARVIARKNRYILYLSKAEEIMDFLTLIGAMKARLKFEDAKIMREMRGLANRQSNFESANINKSVSAAQDVISAVKYLAEKKELENLPPALTEVAHARIAHPEATIKELGQLLDPPLGKSGVNHRLRKLTALAEEIKKSGN; the protein is encoded by the coding sequence ATGAGTTTTACGAGTGAAATAAAAAAAGAGCTCACGAGTCAAAAAGCAAGTCGAGGAACTTTGCTCGCTTTGATTCGGATGAATGGAGCTTTGGGTATTTCTGGTGGTTTGACCTTGTCCTTATCCACCGAAAATGCAGCTACTGCAAAGTATATTTATCAGATGCTCCTTGAAATTTATCAAATACGTGCCGAAATTCGGGTGCATCAGAAAACAACACTTTCAAAAAATAGAGTGTACACTGTTTTTATTGAGGATAAGGTTAATGAATTGCTCAATGAGTTACAACTGTCGGACTCGCTGATGTTTTTGGATTCTGGTATTCCTGAGTCAGTCAAGTATGATCAACAAGCACAAGAAGATTATATGCGGGGCGCTTTTTTATCAAGTGGTTCAATGCATAACCCAGAAAAAGGCGATTATCAGTTGTCCATTTCTAGTGTGTACCAGGAACATGCTGAGGATTTAAAAGATATTTTTAATAATTTCGGTTTTGATGCACGTGTCATTGCGCGGAAGAATCGCTACATTCTCTATTTATCTAAAGCTGAGGAAATCATGGACTTTTTGACTTTGATTGGTGCGATGAAGGCACGCTTAAAATTTGAAGATGCAAAAATAATGCGTGAAATGCGTGGCTTGGCAAACCGTCAATCCAACTTTGAGTCTGCCAATATAAATAAATCAGTGTCGGCAGCACAAGATGTAATATCGGCCGTCAAATATTTAGCAGAGAAGAAAGAGCTGGAAAATTTACCGCCTGCACTCACAGAAGTTGCGCATGCCCGGATTGCTCATCCTGAAGCGACCATCAAAGAATTAGGGCAACTTTTGGATCCACCTCTGGGTAAATCAGGTGTGAACCACCGGTTACGAAAATTGACAGCCTTGGCTGAAGAAATAAAAAAAAGCGGAAATTAA
- a CDS encoding nucleoside tri-diphosphate phosphatase has protein sequence MNLPKEGDLVTIQSYKHDGSLHRTWRDTMILKTNENSIIGVNDHTLVTESDDRRWVTREPAIVYFHKKFWFNIIAMIREEGVSYYCNLASPFVLDNEALKYIDYDLDVKVFKDGEKKLLDVEEYERHRRQMNYSPEIDHILKENVKILVDWINNERGPFSKEYVDIWYNRYHQLKK, from the coding sequence TTGAATCTTCCGAAAGAAGGCGACCTTGTCACGATTCAAAGCTATAAACATGATGGCAGTTTACATCGTACCTGGCGAGATACGATGATACTGAAAACAAATGAAAATTCAATTATTGGTGTAAATGACCACACACTTGTAACCGAGTCAGACGACCGTCGTTGGGTCACACGTGAACCTGCAATCGTTTATTTCCACAAAAAGTTTTGGTTTAACATCATTGCTATGATTCGTGAGGAAGGCGTCAGCTACTACTGCAACCTTGCGAGCCCCTTTGTCTTAGACAATGAGGCGCTGAAATACATCGACTACGATCTCGATGTAAAAGTATTTAAAGATGGCGAGAAAAAACTCTTAGATGTTGAAGAATACGAACGTCACAGAAGACAAATGAACTACTCTCCTGAAATTGACCACATTTTGAAAGAAAATGTTAAAATTCTTGTTGATTGGATAAATAATGAACGCGGACCTTTCTCCAAAGAGTATGTTGATATTTGGTACAATCGCTATCATCAATTAAAAAAATAG
- a CDS encoding ABC transporter ATP-binding protein — MQKIVEIKNLQKNFGKFKALKNVTLDVNAGEVLGYIGPNGSGKSTTIRVLLGIIKKSGGSATIFGKDVWTDAIEIHKKIAYVPGDVYLWPNLTGGEIIDLFLKLHGNADLKKRDELIEKFELDPKKKARSYSKGNRQKIALIAALATDAELYIFDEPTSGLDPLMESVFQAEVHRLKKAGKAIILSSHILSEVERLADRVAVIRKGEIVETGSLDDLRHLTRDTFKVETHQVPEALRGLEGVYDLHLNGNKAVFQVDSDKTDVILKTLLQYGVKKLESTPPTLEELFMHHYE; from the coding sequence ATGCAAAAGATTGTTGAAATAAAAAATTTGCAGAAAAATTTTGGTAAATTTAAAGCTTTGAAGAACGTTACATTAGATGTCAATGCCGGAGAAGTTTTGGGCTATATTGGACCAAATGGTTCAGGAAAATCAACAACGATTCGTGTTTTGCTGGGGATTATTAAAAAGAGTGGAGGTTCAGCCACAATATTTGGTAAAGATGTTTGGACGGATGCCATTGAGATTCATAAGAAAATTGCCTATGTCCCTGGCGATGTCTATCTTTGGCCCAATCTTACAGGAGGCGAGATTATTGACCTTTTCTTGAAGCTACATGGAAACGCGGACCTTAAAAAACGGGACGAACTTATCGAGAAGTTCGAACTCGATCCAAAGAAAAAGGCGCGCAGTTACTCCAAAGGGAACCGTCAGAAAATCGCTTTGATTGCTGCTCTAGCAACGGATGCTGAACTTTATATATTCGATGAGCCGACCAGCGGGTTGGATCCCTTGATGGAGTCGGTTTTCCAAGCTGAAGTTCATCGTCTGAAAAAGGCGGGAAAGGCCATTATTTTGTCCAGCCACATCTTATCTGAGGTTGAGCGTTTAGCAGATCGTGTTGCCGTTATTCGAAAAGGAGAAATCGTTGAAACAGGTTCACTTGATGATTTACGTCATTTGACACGTGATACCTTTAAAGTCGAAACTCATCAAGTTCCAGAAGCGTTGCGTGGATTAGAGGGCGTATATGATTTACACCTCAATGGCAACAAGGCTGTTTTTCAAGTGGATTCGGATAAAACGGATGTTATCTTAAAAACCTTACTTCAGTATGGGGTGAAGAAGTTAGAGTCTACACCGCCAACTTTAGAAGAGCTTTTCATGCATCATTACGAGTAG
- the lsa(D) gene encoding ABC-F type ribosomal protection protein Lsa(D), with protein sequence MSNIKINHLTFGYTDQLIFDHVNINIDDQWKLGLVGRNGRGKTTLLKILLGDVEAHIDIKTNKSFVYFPQTINDKDQLTLFVLQELADFEQWELERELTLMDVDLDTLWRPFSSLSGGEQTKTLLALLFLDEHNYPLIDEPTNHLDKASREKVASYLADKKGYILISHDRNFLNKTTDHTLAIERADLQVYAGNFAIYEEEKRLRDLTEKAQDDKLKKEIGRLKQTAREKEAWSRNLEATKSRKKRGFDSETKRVDKGFIGRKAANMMQKSKNLEKRMKEDIADKELLLKNWEEVPGLEMSVLESHQKRLLTVENLAAGFEELLFQPVSFTLEQGQVIALTGENGRGKSSLMKVLTGEFTGRYAGSFELAHNLVISEVRQLADNRGFLSEFAKEENLDLELFLNNLRKLGVERKVFEQKIENMSQGQQRKVELARALSQPAHLYLWDEPLNYLDVFNQEQIIQMIKDSKPSMLVIEHDQYFVDQVADVQIELVKSSV encoded by the coding sequence ATGTCGAACATTAAAATAAATCATTTAACATTTGGCTATACCGATCAGCTTATTTTTGATCATGTAAATATCAATATTGATGATCAATGGAAGCTGGGTTTGGTTGGCCGTAACGGGAGGGGGAAAACGACGCTTTTAAAAATCCTTCTCGGAGATGTGGAAGCACACATTGACATAAAGACAAATAAGAGTTTCGTGTATTTTCCTCAGACGATTAATGATAAAGACCAGCTGACCTTATTTGTCTTGCAGGAATTAGCTGACTTTGAGCAGTGGGAACTCGAACGTGAATTGACATTAATGGACGTGGATTTAGATACTTTATGGCGTCCTTTCAGTAGTCTTTCTGGTGGAGAGCAGACAAAGACGTTATTAGCCCTTTTATTCTTGGATGAGCATAATTATCCGCTCATTGATGAGCCAACCAATCATCTTGATAAAGCTTCACGTGAGAAAGTTGCATCCTACTTGGCAGACAAGAAAGGGTATATTTTAATCTCCCATGACCGTAATTTTCTTAACAAAACAACGGATCATACACTGGCGATAGAGCGTGCAGACTTACAAGTGTATGCAGGGAATTTTGCTATCTACGAGGAGGAAAAACGTTTGCGCGACCTCACGGAAAAAGCACAAGACGATAAACTCAAGAAAGAAATTGGTAGATTGAAGCAAACAGCGCGTGAAAAAGAAGCCTGGTCACGCAATTTAGAAGCAACAAAATCCCGTAAGAAACGCGGTTTTGATTCAGAAACCAAACGTGTTGATAAAGGTTTTATTGGCCGAAAAGCAGCAAATATGATGCAGAAGTCTAAAAATCTCGAAAAGCGCATGAAAGAAGACATCGCTGACAAAGAATTACTTCTAAAAAATTGGGAAGAAGTACCTGGATTAGAAATGAGTGTCTTAGAGAGTCATCAAAAACGTTTACTGACAGTGGAAAATTTAGCGGCTGGATTTGAAGAACTCCTTTTTCAACCTGTGTCTTTTACACTGGAGCAAGGTCAAGTAATTGCCCTCACAGGAGAAAATGGTAGAGGAAAATCTTCTCTAATGAAAGTCCTCACAGGAGAGTTTACTGGACGTTATGCTGGATCATTTGAGTTGGCCCATAACTTGGTCATTTCTGAAGTAAGACAGCTTGCAGACAACAGAGGGTTCCTGAGTGAATTTGCTAAAGAAGAAAACTTAGACTTGGAACTTTTTCTCAACAATTTGCGCAAATTAGGCGTAGAGCGCAAAGTTTTTGAGCAAAAAATTGAAAATATGAGTCAAGGACAACAACGTAAAGTCGAACTCGCACGCGCCTTAAGTCAGCCGGCGCACCTTTATCTTTGGGATGAACCACTCAACTATCTTGATGTTTTTAATCAAGAGCAAATTATTCAAATGATCAAGGACAGTAAACCTAGCATGCTCGTCATTGAACACGATCAGTATTTTGTTGATCAAGTCGCAGATGTCCAAATCGAACTCGTAAAAAGCAGCGTTTAG
- a CDS encoding gluconeogenesis factor YvcK family protein, with product MSKSKVVVIGGGTGIPVILKSLRQENIELSAIVTVADDGGSSGRLRSAINIAPPGDLRNVLIAMSDMPKFYADILQYRFDASDGELAGHPLGNLIIAAIGEMQGSTYQAVQTLARFFHVRGNVYPSSDAALTLHAVFNDGHEVEGESKIADYDGLIHHVYLTETNTGQSPHASKKVVQSIMEADTIVLGPGSLFTSILPNIVIPEIGEALLQTKARIIYVCNIMTQRGETEHFSDADHVRVIHEHLGTRVIDTVLVNSAEVPEEYMNSNKFDEYLVQVAHDFKALKEEEVNIISNDFLQLVNGGAFHNGDAIASEIMGISARCERKK from the coding sequence ATGAGCAAATCAAAAGTAGTAGTTATAGGGGGCGGGACCGGAATTCCCGTCATTTTGAAATCTTTGCGTCAAGAAAATATTGAACTTTCCGCAATTGTAACAGTAGCAGATGATGGGGGCTCGTCGGGGCGTTTGCGTTCAGCAATTAATATTGCTCCGCCGGGAGACTTGCGTAATGTTCTGATCGCCATGAGTGACATGCCCAAATTTTACGCAGATATTCTGCAATATCGTTTTGATGCAAGTGACGGGGAACTTGCTGGTCATCCCTTGGGCAACTTGATTATCGCTGCGATTGGGGAAATGCAAGGATCAACGTATCAGGCAGTACAAACCTTGGCCCGATTTTTCCATGTACGGGGAAATGTCTATCCTTCAAGTGATGCAGCGTTGACCTTGCATGCTGTCTTTAATGATGGACACGAAGTTGAAGGTGAAAGTAAAATTGCTGATTATGATGGCTTGATTCATCATGTTTATTTGACGGAGACGAACACAGGCCAGAGCCCACATGCCTCTAAAAAGGTGGTGCAATCTATAATGGAAGCAGATACGATTGTTTTAGGACCTGGCTCCCTCTTTACTTCCATCTTGCCAAACATCGTCATCCCAGAAATTGGTGAAGCCTTACTTCAAACAAAGGCGCGTATCATTTATGTCTGCAATATCATGACACAACGTGGGGAAACAGAGCACTTTAGTGATGCAGATCATGTGCGTGTTATCCATGAACATTTGGGGACACGTGTGATTGATACCGTACTTGTCAATAGCGCTGAAGTGCCGGAAGAGTATATGAATTCAAACAAATTCGATGAGTATTTGGTCCAAGTTGCTCATGACTTTAAGGCACTCAAAGAAGAAGAAGTTAACATTATTTCAAATGATTTCTTACAGTTGGTTAATGGAGGAGCTTTCCATAATGGGGATGCCATTGCTTCAGAAATCATGGGTATCAGTGCACGTTGTGAGAGAAAAAAATAA
- a CDS encoding TetR/AcrR family transcriptional regulator, which yields MNQTEKKKKAILEVTSNLLRERLISDISMDEIAQLAQVSKVTIFKYYKNKNNLMNVVIRNALHFMVEEIQQLVNTEKNFRETFREVSRFKIKQIHMMTDTFLQNMMNQYATDPNFFDTDTRHIQQLVYQKLFQKGRAEGEISPEYTDEDLILFIDIMSEGMKTLPLERALKRPEILTEMFLNALKKAD from the coding sequence ATGAATCAAACAGAAAAAAAGAAAAAAGCCATTCTTGAAGTGACTTCTAACCTACTACGAGAACGCTTAATTTCCGATATTTCTATGGATGAAATTGCTCAACTGGCACAGGTCTCTAAGGTCACAATTTTTAAATATTACAAGAATAAAAATAACTTGATGAATGTCGTTATTCGAAATGCACTTCATTTTATGGTTGAGGAAATTCAACAATTGGTCAACACGGAGAAAAATTTTCGTGAGACTTTCCGCGAGGTTTCGCGCTTTAAAATAAAGCAGATTCATATGATGACTGATACTTTTTTGCAAAACATGATGAATCAATACGCCACGGACCCTAACTTTTTTGATACAGATACGCGACATATTCAACAACTTGTTTATCAAAAACTCTTTCAAAAAGGGCGTGCAGAAGGAGAAATTTCACCTGAATATACGGATGAGGACCTGATTCTATTTATCGATATTATGAGTGAAGGTATGAAAACACTCCCTTTAGAAAGAGCACTGAAGCGTCCTGAGATTCTTACTGAGATGTTCTTAAATGCTTTAAAAAAAGCGGATTAA
- the rapZ gene encoding RNase adapter RapZ, with translation MDNKLNIVIITGMSGAGKTVAIQSFEDMGYFAVDNMPPNLIEKFVELLNTPDSKINKVAMVVDMRSRIFFDRLRGIVAELSNLPEVNFKLVFLDASDVELVARYKETRRSHPLAIDGRVLDGITQEREILSDLKALAEVVIDTSELTPRNLRARILERFSETKEAPFRIEVISFGFKYGLPMDADLVFDVRFLPNPHYIPELRDKTGQDKEVFNYVMNQEASEDFYKNLMHMLLPIIPAYQKEGKSVLTIAFGCTGGQHRSVAFAERVSKALLKEDWHLNTSHRDKDRRKETVNRS, from the coding sequence ATGGATAACAAACTGAATATTGTCATTATTACTGGGATGTCAGGTGCAGGTAAAACTGTAGCCATTCAATCTTTTGAAGACATGGGCTACTTTGCCGTCGACAATATGCCGCCTAACTTGATTGAAAAATTTGTTGAGCTTCTCAATACACCCGACAGTAAAATAAACAAAGTTGCAATGGTTGTGGACATGCGATCACGTATCTTCTTTGACCGTTTACGTGGTATCGTTGCAGAACTTTCAAATCTACCAGAAGTGAATTTTAAGCTTGTATTCCTTGATGCAAGTGATGTTGAGCTGGTTGCACGATATAAAGAAACGCGCCGTTCACATCCATTGGCTATTGATGGACGTGTATTGGATGGGATTACGCAAGAGCGCGAAATCCTTTCAGATCTGAAGGCCTTGGCTGAAGTTGTAATCGATACAAGTGAACTCACACCACGTAATTTGCGGGCCCGTATCCTTGAGCGTTTTTCAGAAACAAAAGAAGCGCCATTTCGTATCGAAGTTATTTCCTTTGGCTTTAAGTACGGTTTGCCTATGGATGCAGACTTAGTCTTTGATGTGCGTTTCCTACCAAATCCACACTATATTCCAGAACTTCGGGATAAAACAGGGCAAGATAAAGAAGTCTTCAACTATGTCATGAATCAGGAAGCTTCTGAAGATTTTTATAAAAATTTAATGCATATGCTCTTGCCAATTATTCCTGCTTACCAAAAAGAAGGAAAATCTGTATTGACAATTGCTTTTGGCTGTACAGGAGGCCAACACCGTTCTGTCGCATTTGCTGAACGTGTATCCAAAGCACTTCTTAAAGAAGACTGGCATTTAAATACTAGCCACAGAGATAAGGATAGACGGAAAGAAACGGTTAATCGATCATGA
- a CDS encoding ABC transporter permease: protein MDKPLNKTFSMLKALLKRDWLKLVFWIVGVLAFAASGVGKFELIMQTDSQRETMFNVFQGPAMTALFGPMTVTQGKDFTAAAAYGTTMPLITAITFAVVSVIYVVNRTRKEEEDGIAEVFRSFQVGKLANTTAVVIELFVLQLLITVVLAASIQLQNIPGMTSFSENLLFASAIGVQSLLWGLFALVFAQIFSDSGSAKGATFGLLGLLYLIRMGTDTQNVNWGYWNPLSWSYLTDPYVKNHWLPICLALGLSAVLLVLAYILEIRRDVNAGYIPEASGKAHASKSLLSFTGLTLRQQRTASIGWILGLFVLGITYGSMIDQIGGFVESSPTISQLFNIDPHLANEASKAASKAMIESFMSTIFMICAVMVACFAVTSLMRMVTEERKNRQEQLYAMPISRYKVYATYMIISWILGALAQFAVTLGIYLSQAHNDNAFSFAKVAAAGMSWTVGIFFVLGSLGLLMALIPRWSALIWVYLGFAFFMSYIEPPSLVK, encoded by the coding sequence ATGGATAAACCTTTAAATAAAACCTTCAGTATGCTGAAGGCCTTGCTCAAGAGAGATTGGTTGAAGCTTGTCTTTTGGATAGTCGGTGTGTTGGCTTTTGCTGCATCGGGAGTGGGTAAATTTGAGCTTATCATGCAGACTGACAGTCAAAGAGAAACCATGTTTAATGTTTTTCAAGGCCCAGCCATGACGGCATTATTCGGTCCTATGACGGTCACTCAAGGTAAGGATTTTACTGCAGCTGCAGCTTATGGCACTACGATGCCTTTAATTACCGCAATAACATTTGCTGTTGTTTCTGTTATTTATGTTGTTAATCGAACACGGAAAGAAGAAGAGGATGGCATTGCTGAAGTTTTTCGTTCTTTTCAAGTCGGAAAATTAGCCAATACGACAGCCGTTGTGATTGAACTCTTTGTTTTACAACTGTTGATTACTGTGGTTTTAGCGGCCTCAATTCAGTTGCAAAATATTCCGGGTATGACTTCTTTTAGCGAAAATCTCTTGTTTGCCTCTGCTATAGGTGTCCAAAGTTTACTATGGGGCTTGTTCGCTCTTGTTTTTGCACAAATCTTTTCCGATTCAGGCAGTGCTAAAGGTGCTACTTTTGGCCTGCTCGGCTTGCTCTATCTTATTCGTATGGGAACAGATACACAAAATGTAAATTGGGGCTATTGGAATCCCTTAAGTTGGTCCTATCTAACTGACCCTTATGTTAAGAATCATTGGCTTCCCATCTGCCTCGCTTTGGGATTGAGCGCTGTCCTTCTTGTTCTCGCTTATATCCTTGAGATTAGACGAGATGTCAATGCAGGTTATATTCCAGAGGCAAGCGGTAAGGCCCATGCTTCGAAAAGCTTGCTCAGTTTTACAGGGTTGACGCTGAGGCAACAACGTACAGCCAGTATCGGCTGGATTTTGGGGCTTTTTGTCCTCGGTATTACTTATGGCTCTATGATTGATCAAATCGGTGGTTTTGTTGAATCCAGCCCCACTATATCTCAACTCTTTAATATTGATCCTCATCTGGCAAACGAAGCCAGCAAGGCAGCAAGTAAAGCGATGATTGAAAGTTTTATGTCGACAATCTTTATGATTTGTGCGGTAATGGTTGCTTGTTTTGCGGTTACTTCCCTCATGCGGATGGTAACAGAGGAACGAAAAAATCGGCAAGAACAGCTTTATGCCATGCCGATTAGTCGTTATAAAGTTTACGCAACTTATATGATTATCTCTTGGATATTGGGCGCCCTTGCTCAATTTGCAGTTACGCTTGGCATTTATCTCTCCCAAGCTCATAACGACAATGCGTTCAGCTTTGCTAAAGTAGCAGCGGCAGGGATGTCTTGGACAGTTGGAATTTTCTTTGTTCTGGGAAGTTTAGGCTTGCTGATGGCCTTGATCCCACGTTGGAGTGCGTTGATCTGGGTTTATCTTGGCTTTGCTTTTTTCATGAGTTATATTGAACCTCCCAGCTTGGTTAAATAA
- a CDS encoding metallophosphoesterase — protein MPVIFFQSTPLELDLRFCYNLTMKKLALLSDLHLDVNQFTDSEIQVLIDTLQEQSVTDLHFAGDMSNDYKKITAPFFNQLSKRFDISHNLGNHDMVHLSEKEINAQDFSLKYFEDTLLISFHGWYDYSFTQDYSKEKLLAFKNSFYFDRKIHRDYSDALTTQHTLHTLESILENLDFSGRIIIAMHFVPHKAFSINTAYKKFERFNAYLGSQAFHELFIQFPQITDVIFGHAHHRISAQSIDGIMYHSRPLGYTYEWQMVSDFLQDYPEYQIEEHYHLRKRYQAIRTLDSWQDYRAQNLSKELLSSLSFFELPT, from the coding sequence ATGCCTGTTATCTTTTTTCAGTCAACACCATTAGAACTTGACTTGCGGTTCTGTTATAATTTAACTATGAAAAAATTAGCACTGCTTTCAGATTTGCATCTGGATGTTAATCAATTTACAGATTCTGAAATTCAAGTTTTAATTGATACTCTGCAAGAGCAGTCTGTGACAGACTTGCACTTTGCAGGAGACATGTCCAACGACTACAAAAAAATTACAGCACCTTTTTTTAATCAATTGTCAAAGCGTTTCGATATTAGCCATAATCTTGGCAACCATGATATGGTACATTTATCCGAAAAAGAAATTAATGCACAGGATTTTTCACTTAAGTATTTTGAGGATACACTTTTGATTAGTTTTCACGGCTGGTATGATTACTCTTTTACTCAAGATTACTCAAAGGAGAAGCTCTTAGCTTTTAAGAATAGTTTTTACTTTGATCGCAAAATTCATCGTGATTATAGCGATGCTCTTACGACACAACATACGCTTCACACTCTCGAAAGTATTTTGGAAAATCTCGATTTTTCTGGCCGTATCATTATTGCAATGCATTTTGTTCCACACAAAGCTTTTTCCATTAACACGGCTTATAAAAAATTTGAGCGCTTCAACGCTTATCTTGGCTCTCAAGCTTTCCATGAGTTGTTTATTCAGTTTCCCCAAATTACGGATGTTATTTTTGGACACGCACATCATCGTATCTCTGCTCAATCTATCGATGGCATCATGTATCACTCTCGCCCCTTAGGTTACACTTACGAATGGCAAATGGTCAGCGATTTTCTACAAGATTATCCCGAGTATCAAATTGAAGAACACTATCATTTACGTAAAAGATATCAGGCGATTAGAACGCTTGACAGCTGGCAAGATTACCGTGCACAGAATCTGTCAAAAGAGTTGCTCAGTAGCCTAAGCTTTTTTGAACTGCCAACCTGA